The Saccharopolyspora gregorii genomic interval GCGCACGTCGAAGTAGCCGCCGATCCACTTCGGCAGCAACCCGGCGATGCCCTGCCCGAACACCTGCTGCACGAACAGCAGCGCGCCCAGCGCGAGCAGGCTGCTGCCGCCGATCGCGAACACCGGGAAGATCACGACCTGCGAAACGAGCAGGCTGATCCAGTAGGCCCGCCGGGTGCCCAGCCGGTCCCCGGTGAACCCGGCGACGCAGCAGCCGACCGCGGCGCCGAGCCCGGCGAAGAACAGCACGTTCCCGGTCTCGGTGGCGCTGTAGCCGAGGTCGGTCTTCAGGTACGTCGGCAGCAGCGATTGGATCGGCCACGAGTACAGGAACGCGGTGAACACGATGACCAGCACCGTGATGCCGGTCGGCCAGCGCGGCCCGGTGAACTGCACCATGTAGGACGCGAACACGGCCGCGGCGACCACGCCCAGCACCGCGATCAGCCACGCCGATCCGGCGGTCTGCGTGAAGATCGCGATCAGCGCGCCGAGCGCGGCGAGCCCGCTGACCGCGTTGAGCACCGCCCGGCGCCCGGTGAACAGGATGCCGATGACGGACGGGGTCGCGTCCTGCCGCGCGGCGGCCCGCGACCAGTCCCGCGACTCGGGGAGGCTGCGGCGCAGCCAGACGGCGAGCAGGATCGGCAGCAGCCCGATCCAGAACAGGGCGCGCCAGCCGAAGTTCGGCACGATCAGGCTGTAGGCCTGCGCGGCGACCACGGTGCCGATGGAGTAGCCGGAGATGAGGAATCCGCTGGCCTTGTTCCGCATCGACGTCGGCCAGGACTCGATGACGTAGGTGGAGCTGGCGCCGTACTCACCGGCCATGCCGAGGCCGACGACGAGCCGTGCGGCGAACAGCACGCCGAAGGTGGGGGCGAGCCCGCAGATCAGGGTGCCGACGGAGAACAGCACGATGCTGGCGATCATCGCGGACTTGCGGCCGAACCGGTCGGCCAGCGCGCCGAGGGTGAGCCCGCCGATCCACCGGGAGATGAACGCGGCCGACACGAGCGTGGCCGCTTGCACCGCGGTGAGCCCGAATTCCGCCTTGACCTCGGTGAGCACCAGCGTGATCAGCACGAAGTCGAAGCCGTCCAGCAGGTAGCCGATCCAGGCGGCCGCGAACGCCTTCCACTGCGCGCGGTCCAGCTGCCGGTACCAGGGGGCGGACGCGCTGGGCGGATCTGCGGTGGGGGTGGCGCGGCGCATGGGTCACCTCGGTTCACGAGCGCTCGTCGTCGGCCCGGGCCGCGCGGGGGTACCGGCGTCGGCAGGGTCAGCGGTGAGCTCTGAACGTGCCGCACCTCGCTGTGCGGACGTAGGACGTCAGACGTTGGACGTCTTGGTCGGTCGGACTGTAGAGTGCGGCCGACGGCGTGTAAACCCCGCGACACCAGTGCGATGCGGAGAACCGATGACAGACGTGGCGATCGGCGCGGCTCGCCGCCCGGCGCTGGATCCGCTGCCGGAACGGGTGCTGGAGCTGATCCACGACCGCGGGCTGCGGCCCGGCGACCCGATGCCGACCGAGCTCGAACTGATCGAACTGCTCGGGTGTCGCGCAACAGCGTGCGGGAGGCGGTGCGCTCGCTGCGCGCCCTCGGCATCGTCGACGTCCGGCACGGGCACGGCACCGTCGTGGGGGAGGCATCGCTGCACGTGCTGTCGCCGTCGCTGGCGTTCCGCGCCGTCGCCGGCGGGGACGACCTGGCGGGGCTGCGCAACCTCATCGAGGTGCGGGAGCTGATCGAGGTCGGCGTCGCCGGGCGGCTCGCGGGCGAACTCGATGAGTCCACATTGGACCGGTTGGACGCGCTGTGCACCGCGATGGGCGAGACCGAGCTCGACCCGGAGACCGACCGGGAATTCCACCGGCTGCTGTACGCGCGGGTGGACAACCCGCTGATCGGGCAGCTCGTCGACGTGTTCTGGGACGCCTACCGCACCGCGCACGACGCGCTCAGCGCTCCCGGCCCCGCCGAGCAGGCCGAGACCGTGCGGCTGCACTCCGCGATCGTCGACGCGCTGCGCGCCGGGGACGCCGCGGCCGCGCGGGAGGCGATGACCGCCCACTTCGCAGAGATCAACCACCGCCTGGGTTTCGACGGTTGACCGGCTGGGCCCGGAAACGCGGAACCCCCGCCGCGCGCGGCGACGGGGGTCCGCGCCGGAATTCCACCGGCGCCGTTCTCGGTCGGCGCCGACCGCTCCGCGCGGTGGCGGACCGGAGCGGGGAATTCGCGGCGCAGCTCCGGCGGAACCGGAGCGGGATCAGAAGGTGACGCCCTGCGGCGACGGCTGCAGCGTGCCGACCTGCATCGACTTGATCGGGAACTCCAGGTACTCGGCCTCGCCGCTGTCGACGTTCACGTTCACGTCGCCGGAGGTGTCCGAGAAGCTCGCCCGGAAACCGGTGGCGGTGCGCACGTCGTTCTTGTCGCCGAGTTCGAAGTGGACGCCCGCGAACGCGGTGCGGTTCGGCTCCAGCGAGATCTCGGTGCGACCGCCCGGGATGTCGACGTTCTCGCTCGGCACGCCGTCGATCGGGGAGCCCGTCATGTCCTCCGGCGTCAGCTCCACCCAGCCCGCCACCGGGCAGGTCCGGTCCGACTGGTTCGTGACGGCCAGCAGGTTCACGCCGGGGCGTCCCGGCTGCGGGATCAGGTCGACCGAGTAGTCCGCCGCGGAGCAGGGGGAGGCCGAGATGTCCTCGGTCGTCCCACCCTGCTCGACGGCCGCGTTCGACGCCCCGGACGGCGCGGCACCGGTGGCCTGGCCGCAACCGACGAGCAGCAGCGCACCGCTGAACAGCGCGGCGGCGGCACCGATCTTGCGGGTCTTGGTCAGCGACATGGTGGTTCTCCCCCTTCGGCTTCCGCACGGTCGTCCCGTGCCCTTCACGCCGTAGGACGTGCCGCTCGCGACCGGGTTGCCGCCGCCGCGCCGGGAGATCGTTCGTGCGGGTATTCCCGCTCCGGCTTTCCGGAGCAGTGGCCGCGATCGCCCTGATCGTTATGATTCACCCACTCGTGCGCGGACGCGACATCGCGCCGAGCGGTGCCGGACGCCGATGTCTGCCGCGCCGCCGGTGCCGCGCAGGCCCCGACGTGCGAGCCGCCGGATCGCCGCCGCGCGATCCCAGAAGACACGGGTAGTGGTCCACATGAGAACGTCCTTCGTCAGAGGGGGTGCGGTGCGCGCCGGTCGGTTGCCCCGCGCGCTCGCGGTGTTGACGGGGGTGACGGGGCTGCTGGTGAGCGCGGCGGCCCCCGCCTTCGCCGAAGAAACACCGGAACGCCCCGACACCGTCCAGCAGCGGGCCTACGAGTCCGCCGCCGCCGAGTTCGGCGTGCCGCAACAACTGCTGATGGCGGTGTCCTTCCAGCTCACCAGGTGGGAGGACCACCACGGTGAGCAGAGCAAGGCCGGCGGCTACGGCCCGATGCACCTCGTCGAGGTCAGTGCCGAGCAGCTCCGCGAGCAGCACCCCAAGCTCGTCCGGTACGCCGACGAGCCGTCGCTGCACACCCTCACCGAGGCCGCCGAGCTCACGGGCACCGACCCGGAGCAGGTGAAGTCGGACGTCGTGCAGAACATCCGGGCCGGTGCCGCGCTGCTCGCGCACCGCGCCGAGGAGATCGACGGCGGCGCTCCCGAGGAGATCGACGACTGGTACCCGGCCGTGGCCGAGTTCAGCGGTGATGCGCAGGCCGACGGCGCGCAGTCCTTCGCCGACGACGTCTACGACGTGCTCGGCCAGGGCCGCGCCCGCACCACCTCCAGCGGCCAGCGCCTCGCGTTCCCGAAGGTCGCCGCCGAGCCCGAACCGGACCGCGACCTGTCCGCGGCCCGGCTGAAGGCCGCGCCCGCTGAGGACGCGGACCAGCCGAAGGCGGAATGCCCCGAGGGCCTGGACTGCCGTTACCTGCCCGCGGCCTACCAGCCCACCGACCCGGAGGACCCCACCGCCGGGTACGGCAACTACGACACCGCGAACCGCCCCGAGGACGTGAAGATCGACTCGATCGTCATCCACGACACCGAGGTGTCGTACCAGTCGACGATCAGCGCGTTCCAGAACCCGGCGCACGGCGCCTCCTCGCACTACGTGGTCCGCTCCTCCGACGGCCAGATCACGCAGATGGTGCCCACCAAGGACATGCCGTGGCACGCGGGCAGCTGGGACCGCAACATCCGCTCCATCGGCATCGAGCACGAGGGCTGGGCCGCGGAAGGCGGCACCTGGTACACCGAGCCGATGTACCGCGCCTCGGCGAAGCTCGTCCGGTACCTCGCGGACAAGTACGACATCCCGCTCGACCGCGCGCACATCCTCGGCCACGACGAGGTCACCGCGGAGAAGCCCGCCAAGGCCGGGCTGGAGCACTACGACCCGGGCCCGTTCTGGGACTGGGCGCACTACATGAACCTGATGGACGCGCCGCTGGACAACGACACGGGCGGCGACGACGTCGTCACGATCTTCCCGCGGTTCGACACCAACCGCCCCGAGGTCGTCAGCTGCCCGCAGGGCGAGGAGTGCGAGACGCTGCCCGCGCAGCCCGCGAACTTCCTGTACCTGCGCACCGAACCGCGCGCCGACGCGCCGCTGCTGAGCAACCCGGCGCTGCACGCCGACGGTGAACCCGGCACCACCCGCATCGAGGACTGGAGCGCCAAGGCCGCCGTCGGCAGGCAGTACGTCGTCGCCGAACGGCGCGGCGACTGGCTCGCCATCTGGTTCGACGGCAAGAAGGCGTGGCTGAAGGACCCGGACGGCACCAACACCGCCCCCGCCGACGACGCGGAACTGGGCACCCCCGCCCGCGACGGCATCCCCACCTACGGGCGGGCGCTGCCCGCGCCGGGCGACTACCCGGAGGGCGTCGAGGCCCAGGAGCTCGAACCGCTGCCGTACAAGATCCCGGCCGGTCAGAAGTACGTGACGGGGGACGAGACCAAGGCGGTCGACTACCACGCCACCTACGACGAGCTCGACGATCCGAAGAACCACACCGTGATCAAGGGTTCGGAGACCTACGTCCCGGTCTCCTACAACCACCGCTGGGTCTACGTCAAGAAGTCGGACCTGGACGCGGCCTGATGAGCCGCGGGGCGCCCCGATCCGGTCGGGGCGCCCCGCGCTTCCTCGCGATCAGCCCTGGTGGGCGAGGTTGCGCGCGTAGTTGACGCGGTTGCCGAAGTCGACCACGGCGAACGCGGAGTGCACCGGGATCTGCGTCTGGTGCGCGATCCCGGAGCCGTGCACCGCCACCTGCACCCAGCCCTCGGTGCGTTCCTCCTTCGCGAGCAGGAACAGCAGACCGAGCAGGCAGAAGAACGCGAAGATGATCGCGCAGACGATCGCCCAGGCCGGGATGCCCCGCGTGGTGCGGCTCAGGTCGGTGAACGACCAGGTGGTGCCCGCGATCGGGGCGCGCCCGGACGGGGTGATCACTTCGTGCTGGGTGCAGGCGATGTCGCCGATGGCGACCAGGATCGGCGGTTGCGCGGGGTAGGGATGCACGGGAGTCGATCGTACGTCGCTGCCCGGCGCGATTCAGGCGAACGCACCTCGCCGCCACCCCCGGCGCTCAGTCGGACCAGAGGTGCCAGGTCCGCGTGGTGATGAGGACCGCGGACAGGGCGGTGCAGAGGGCGAAACCGGCCGCGTCGTCGATCAGCAGGCTGATCACGGCGAGCAGGCCCGCCACGACGCCCAGCACCAGCCGCGCCTTGCCGGGCGTGGCCGGGTGCAGGTCGGTGCGGGAGAAGGTGGCGGCGAACTCGGGGTCGTCGGCGGTGAGCCGGTCCTCGATCTCGGCGAGCCGGCGTTGCTCGTGTCGGTGCACTGGCTCCTCCTCCCGGCTCGGTGCGGGCGTGTGCCCGAGCGTGCCCGGGCGCAGGCGCGCGGGTGAGAGGACAACGGCCCGCGTTCCCGGGACCAAAGGCCCGGGCGGGCCCCGGCGAGAACCCGGCCGAGCGCCGAGACCTGGCTCAGCGCCGAGCCGCGGCTGAGCGTGCCGACCGGCCCCGTGCCGAGAGGGACCGGCCCGCTCCTACCCGCGCCGCGCGGCGGATTCCCCGGCGCGATCGAGGTTGGCTGGAACGGCCGTCCGATGAGTTCTCGCGACCGCATCACCTGATCGGCCGTCCCGGGAGCGGATCACGGCCGGGAGCCCGCGACTCCGGGCTCCCGGCCGGGGCTCAGCCGAGCACCACCGGCAGCGCCCGGAACCCGTTCATGATCAGGCCGCGGTTGCGGCGCAGTGCGCTCCCGCCGACGGCGAGGCGGGCCTCCGGGAAGCGGCGGGTGATCTCCTGGAACGCCACCTCGCCCTCCAGCCGCGCGAGCGGGGCACCGAGGCAGTGGTGCAGCCCGTGGCCGAACGCGAGGTGCCCGGACCGGGGCCGCTCCAGGTCCAGCTCGTCGGCCCGCTCGAACTGCTCGCCGTCCCGGTTCGCCGAGGACAGGTTGATCATGACGAGTTCGCCCGCCGGGATGGTCACGTCGCCGATGGTCACGTCCTCGGTGGTGAACCGGTGCGTGCTCATCCGCAGCGGCCCGTCGTAGCGCAGCACCTCCTCCACCGCGCCGGGCAGCAGTTCGGGCCGTTCGCGCAGCTCGGCCCACTTCGCCGGTTCGGCCAGCAGCCAGCGCAGCCCGTTGCCGACCAGGTTCACCGTCGTCTCGTGCCCGGCCACGATCAGCAGGAACGCGGTGGCGAGCAGTTCCTCCTCGGTGAGCCGGTCCTCCTCGTCGGAGGCGGTGGTCAGCGCCGAGAGCAGGTCCGCACCGGGTGCGGCGCGCTTCGCCGCGAACAGCTCGCGGAAGAACCCCGCCATCTCGCGGGACGCACCGAGGCTCTGCCCCCGTTCCGCCGGGGTCAGCAGTGCGGCGGTCCACTCGCGGAACCGGGAGCGGTCGCCCTCCGGGATGCCCATCAGCTCGCAGATCACCGTGATCGGCAGCGGGAACGCGAAGTGCTCGATCAGGTCGACCGGCTCGTCCCGCGGCAGCGCGTCGAGCAGCCCGGTGACCAGCTCCACCACCCGCGGCCGCAGCGCCGCGATCCGGCGGACGGTGAAGTCGCGCGCCAGCAGCTTGCGCAGCCGGGTGTGGTCGGGCGGGTCGGAGTTGAGCATGTGCTTGGAGAACAGCCCGGACAGCTGATCGCCGAGCTCGGGGTTCCGCTTGCTGCGGATGACGTCGCTGAGGCGGTCCGAATCCTTGGCCAGCCGTGGATCGTTGAGCGCGGCGCGGGCGTCGGCGAATCGGCCGATCACCCAGATCGGGAGCCCGTCCCCGGGGACGGCGCGGTGCACGGGGGCCTGTTCGCGCAGCGCGCGCTCCACCTCGTCGGCCCGGTCCCAGTAGTCCTCGTCGAACAGCGCGGTTCTCGTGTCGGTCACCCGGCCGAGTCTGCCCGTCGCGCAGCGCTACCGGCCACCAGATGATGTCGACGGTCCTCCGGCGGTGGACGCGTCCGGGGGAGTATGTCCCGGTGCGGACGCTGCTCATCGACAACCACGACTCGTACACCTACAACCTCTTCCACCTGCTCGCCGAGGTCAACGGACGGGATCCGGAGGTGGTGGCGCACGACGCCGCCGAGGTGGGCGACCTGCGGCTGGAGGAGTTCGACGCGATCGTGCTCTCGCCGGGCGCGGGCGATCCGCGGCGGCCGCGGGACTTCGGGCTGTGCCGCGACGTGCTGTGCAAGGCGGAGCTGCCGATCCTGGGCGTCTGCCTCGGGCACCAGGGCATCGCGGTGTCCGAGGGCGCCGAGGTGGTGCGCGCCCCGCAGGCCCGGCACGGGTTCCGCAGCCGCATCGAGCACCGCGGCGATCCGCTGTTCGCCGGGATGCCCGCCGAGTTCGCGGCCGTGCGCTACCACTCGCTGTGCGTGGCCGAGCCGCTGCCGTCGCAGCTGGAACCGCTGGCCTGGGCCGAGGACGGCGTGCTCATGGCGCTGCGGCACCGCTCGCTGCCGCGCTGGGGCGTGCAGTTCCACCCCGAGTCCGTGGCCACCGAGCTCGGCGCCCGGCTGCTGGGGAACTTCCGCGACCTGGTGCGGCCCGCGAGCCGCCCGCCCGCGCCCGCCCGCGCCGCCGCCCGCCGCGCCGAACCCGAGGTCGAGTACCGCGCGCACGTCCGCGAACTACCGGCGGTCGACGCCGAGGCCGCGTTCGCCGCGCTGTTCGCCGCGTCCCCGGACGCGTTCTGGCTGGACAGCGCGCAGGTCGTGCCGGGCACGTCCCGGTTCTCGTTCCTCGGCGACGGCTCCGGCCCGCTGGCCGAGACCGTCCGGCACCGCACCGGGGACGAGCCGTCGATCTTCGACCGGCTGGACGCGGAGCTGGCGCGGCGCCGGGTGCGGGCGCCGGAGCTGCCGTTCGACTTCGTCGGCGGCTACGTGGGGTACTTCGGGTACGAGCTGAAGGCCGAGTGCGGCGGCGACGCCCGGCACCGCGCGGGCACGCCGGACGCCTGCTGGCTGTTCGCGGACCGGTTCCTCGCCGTGGACCACGAGCTCGGCCGCACCCACCTCGTGGCGCTGAGCGCCGACGCGGGCACCGAGCGGGCGGCGCGGCGCTGGCTCGCGGACGCGACCGCCGCGCTGGAGCGGCTGCCCGCGCTGCCCGACCCGCTCGCCGGGCACCGCGGGGTCGCCGACGTGCAGCCGCTGCTGGAGCGCTCCCGGGACGACTACCTGCGGGCGGTGGCGGCCTGCCGGGAGCAGCTGCTGGCGGGGGAGAGCTACGAGATCTGCCTGACCACCGGCGCCGCGCTGCCCGCCGCCGACGGCGCGTTCGAGACGTACCGGCGGCTGCGGGCGCTGAACCCCGCGCCGTACGGGGCCTTTCTGCGCTGCGGCGACGTGGAGGTCGCCTGCTCGTCGCCGGAGCGGTTCCTGAAGATCTCCGGCGGCACCGCCGAGGCCAAGCCGATCAAGGGGACCGCCCCGCGCGGTGACACCCCGGAGCGGGACGCGGAGCTGCGCGACGGGCTGGCCGCCGACCCGAAGTCCCGCGCCGAGAACCTCATGATCGTCGACCTGCTGCGCAACGACCTCGGCCGGGTGTGCGCGCCGGGCTCGGTGCACGTGCCGGTGCTGATGGACGTGGAGAGCTACCGCACCGTGCACCAGCTGGTCTCCACGGTGCGCGGCGAGCTGCGGGAGGGGAGCGGCGCCGTGGACTGCGTGCGGGCCTGCTTCCCCGCCGGCTCGATGACCGGGGCGCCCAAGCGGCGCACCATGGAGATCATCGACGAGCTGGAGGACCGGGCGCGCGGGGTGTACTCGGGCGCGCTCGGCTACCTGAGCCTGACCGGGGACGCGGACCTGTCGGTGGTCATCCGGACCGCGGTGCGCAGCGGCGGCGGCTGGCGGATCGGCGCTGGCGGGGCGGTGGTGCTCGACTCGGACCCCGAAGCCGAGCACGCCGAGATGCTGCTGAAGGCGACCGCCGCGGCCCGCTGCCTGCCCGAGCCGTGACCGCCCGCGGGTGCGGCGGGGCCGCCCGCCGGGGCGGGCTGTGCGGGCACCGAGCGGCGCCGAACCACTCGGAAGGGTGACCGCGGGCGGTCCGCGGACCGCGGGAGGTGGAGGCGCGGCGCGGAACCGTGGATGATCGATTCCTGTTCCCGGCGACCGGCCCGTCCGGCGACCGGTGTTCCGGCGATGGGGAGGACGAAGCACATGGAGCGAGTGGTTCTGCTCGACGAGGGCGGTCGGGCCGCGGGCACCGCGGACAAGGCGACGGTGCACCACGAGGACACCCCGCTGCACCTGGCCTTCTCCTGCTACCTGTTCAACGAGCGCGGCGAGCTGATGCTCACCCAGCGCGCCCTGAGCAAGCGCACCTGGCCCGGCGTGTGGACCAACACGTGCTGCGGGCACCCGGCGCCCGGCGAGACCCCGCACGACGCGGTGCTGCGCAGGCTCGGCGAGGAGCTCGGGCTGCGCATCGAGCACATCGAGCTGGTCCTGCCCCGCTTCCGCTACCGCGCGGTGATGGGCAACGGCGTGGTGGAGAACGAGATGTGCCCGGTGTTCCGGGCGGTCGCCGAACCCGTGCCCGCGCCGAACCCCGCCGAGGTGGAGGACACCCGCTGGGTGCCGTGGACCGGGCTGGTCGAGCAGGTGCGCGACGGCGGCGCCGACATCTCGCCCTGGGCGGCGCTGCAGATCACCGAGCTCGCCGAGCTCGGCCCGGACCCGCTGGCCTGGCCCACCGGCGACGCGGCGGAGCTGCCGACCGCGGCCCGCGAGCCCACGACCGCGTGATCGCCGGGCGGCGCGGGCCGGTTGGTAGCGTCGCCCCGCACCCCTCGACCGCGCGGAGGATTCGATGACCGGGAGTACGGCGGACACCGCCAAGTGGATCCGGCGGTTCCAGCCCGCCCCGGAGGCGACCGCGCGGCTGGTGTGCTTCCCGCACGCGGGCGGTGCCGCCTCCTACTACTTCTCGGTGGCGAAGCGGCTGGCCCCGGCGATCGAGGTCCTCGCCGTGCAGTACCCGGGCAGGCAGGACCGCCGCACCGAACCCTGTGCGGACAGCGTGCAGGAGCTGGCCGAGCAGGTGCTCGACCAGCTGCGGCCGTGGAGCGACCAGCCGCTCGCGCTGTTCGGGCACAGCATGGGCGCCAGCGTGGCCTTCGAGGTCGCGCGGCGGCTGGAGGAGTCGGGCACGCCGCCGCGCGCGCTGTTCGCCTCCGGCCGCACCGCGCCGGCGCGCACCCGGAACGAGGGCGTGCACGCGCTGCCGGACGACGAGTTCCTGGACGCCCTGCGGGAGCTGGACGGCACCGAGTCGGCGGCGCTGGAGAGCGAGGAGCTGATGAAGCTCGCGCTGCCCGCGCTGCGCGCCGACTACCGGATCGCCGAGACCTACGCGTACCGGCCGGGGCCGCCGCTGCACTGCCCGCTGCACGTGCTGCTCGGCGTCGACGACCCGAAGGTCTCCGCGGACGAGGCGCGGGACTGGGCCGCGCACACCACCGGCGCGTTCCGCTTCCACCCGTTCCCCGGCGGGCACTTCTACCTCAACGCCGAGTCCGACGGGGTCCTGCGGCTCGTCCGCGAACACCTGGCCCGCTGAACCGGTAGCGGGCGCGGGCCGCTCAGCCGACGGCGGTCTTCTCCGCGAGCCTGCCCTCCAGCGAGGCCGTCGCCAGCTCCACCCGCGACCGGCAACCGGTGCGGGCGAACAGCCGGGTCAGCCTGCTCTCCACCGTCTTCTCGCTGACCTGGATCGCCATCGCGATCTGCCGGTTGGTGTAGCCGTCGCTGACCAGCCGCACGATCCGGCTCTCGGTGCTGGAGATGAGCTGCTGCTTGCTGCGGGTGCGCGGCGGGGCGATGCCGCGGCGGCGCATCAGGTCCTGCGCGGCGTAGCGCAGCTCGGTCCAGCCGAGCCTGCGGGCGATGGCGTGCGCCTCGTGCAGCGGGGCCTTCGGGTCTTCGGCGAGTTCGGCGAGCAGCATGTGCAGCACCGCCAGCTGCGGGACGTCCGCGCGGCGCCGCGCGATCTCCAGGGCGCGCGCGGCGGGTTCGGCGGAGCCGCGCAGCTGGGCGCGGGCCATCAGCACCGCCGCGGAACTGGTCTCCGAGCGCAGCCGTTCGTCCAGCGCGACCAGCTCGTCGAACAGCTCCGCCGCCGCCTGCTCGTGCCCCTCCCGGTGGTGCAGCGCGACCAGCCGGTGCAACAGGTGCTCCAGCCCGGCCGGGGAGCCGCCGCCGTCCCTGAGCTGCTCGTACTCGGCGCGCGCCACCCGCAGCGCCTCGTCCGGGTCACCCGCCCGGTAGGCGACGCCGAGCCGGGCCCAGGACAGCACGTGCCCGCCCGCGAGGTGCCGCGGCGTGTCCTGCAGCCACTCCTCGGCGCGCCGGTGCTCGCCGCGGGAGGCGCAGATCTCGGCGGCGACGGCGCGCGCGAGGAACCGGGCCGGGGTGCGCCGCTGCGGGGAGAGCTCGGCCTCCATGCGCCGTGCCGCGGACAGCGCCGCGTCCCACTCGCCGGTGCGGAACGAGCGCAGGATCTCCTGGTAGTACAGGACGCTGCCGCGCGAGGGCAGCCGGTAGCCGTCGCCGAGCACGATCTCCAGCGCGGTGGCGTGGTCGGTCATCGCCCCGGCTTCGCGCAGCCGGTCGGGGGCGTGGTCGACGGGGTGCTGCGCGCGGTCCCGCCACAGCGACCAGGCGCGCTGGAAGGTGTCCGCGTCGCCGCTGGCCGCGTGCAGCAGCATCAGCACTTCGGGCAGTTCCGGCAGGTCCTGCGGTTCGGCCTCGCGGTCGGCGTCTCCGGAGAACAGCGCGTTGAACCGGTCGGCGGCCTCGTCGAAGCGGCCGCAGCGGACGGCGGCGGCGAACTCCTGCAGCTCGGCGTCGAAGACCGCGCCGCCGGTGAGCGCCTTGAGCAGCCGGGCCGGTTCCTGCACCTGCGCGGACTGCTCGTCCTGCAGCAGCGTGGTGAGCCAGCACAGCCCGACCGCCACCAGCAGCGTGCGGCGCAGCGGCTTGGCCTGGTCGTCCTGGTTGGACCCGGCGATCAGCGCGGGGACCAGCAGCCCGAGGTCCTTGGTGAGCTCGTCGTACTGGCCGAGGCTGGCGCGCAGCCGCAGCAGTTCCTCCAGCAGCGGCGGCCACCGGTCGTCGTCGTCGGAGAGCTGGCGCAGCGCGGCCTTGTACCAGGCGGCGGCGACCTCGGGGTCGGCGCTGGACATCCGGTCGGCTTCCTCGATGAGCACCCGGATCGCGGCGGCCTCCCCGTCCAGGCTCTCGCCGATGTGCACGAGGTGGGTGGCCAGGCGGGTGCGGTCCACCTGGCCGTTGCGCTCCAGCTTGGCGAGCATCTGCCGGGCCAGCGCGGTGTGCAGCGCGCGGGCGCGTTCCGCTCCGGAGCGGCGGCGCAGCGCGGCGGTCAGCGCGGGCACCGCGAACCGCAGCCTGCCGCGCTCGCCGATCTCCAGGATCCCGTCCTCCACCAGGGAGTCCAGTCCGCGGCCCGCGCCGTCCAGGCTGATCGCGGCGGCGGCGGTGAGCATCGGCAGCTCGTCCACCGACACCTCGTCCTGCAACGCGAGCAGCACGGCGAGCCGTTCGGTGTCGTCGCCGTCGGCGACGACGGCGCGGACCAGGTGGTGGGATTCGGGCAGCGAGATCGGTTCGTCCAGCGGGGACAGGCAGAAGTGCTGGTCGATGAGCACCAGCCGGCCCCAGGCCAGCAGGTCGTCCAATGTGGACAGGATGGTGGCGGGGTTCCCGCTCAGCGGCCCGAGAGCGGCGCGCAGCGCCTCCGGCACGGTGGGGTCGAGCCGGGTCCGGCCGTGGGCGGCGCACCAGCGCTTGAGCAGCGCGTCGAACTCCTGCTCGTCCAGCGGACGCAGGTCGATGATCTTGTCGGCGAACGGCGTGAGCCGGGTTTCCCCCGCCGTGGCGCGAGGTCCGGAGCCGGTGGAGACGACGACGGTGCACCCGACGGCCCGCAGCCGTTGCGCCAGCAACGAGATGAGCGAGCCGGTGGCGCCGTCGCCCCGGTCCGCGTCGTCGACGACGATGACGGTGCGGCCCTGCTCGGCGGCGACGCCGAAGACGCGCGCGAGCTCGTGCACCAGCGGCAGCGCGGACGCGTGCGGGGTCTTCTCCAGGTCGGCGCGGATGCGGGTGGCGGTGGCGAGCGCGTCGAGCAGGACGGCGTGCCAGCTGGACTCCAGCTGCTGGCGCGCGGCGTCCAGCAGCGAGTCGATCATCTGGGGCGTGCCGGTGGCGGGATCGACGGTGATGTAGCACACGGTGGTGTCGTCGTCGCGCCAGCTCTCCGCGAGCGACTCCAGCAGGGTGGTCTTGCCCTCGCCGGGACCGCCGCGCACCAGCACCAACGTCCCGCCGGCCGCACGACAGGCCTCGTC includes:
- a CDS encoding AAA family ATPase — protein: MARERSTLSGRRDQWTEADEACRAAGGTLVLVRGGPGEGKTTLLESLAESWRDDDTTVCYITVDPATGTPQMIDSLLDAARQQLESSWHAVLLDALATATRIRADLEKTPHASALPLVHELARVFGVAAEQGRTVIVVDDADRGDGATGSLISLLAQRLRAVGCTVVVSTGSGPRATAGETRLTPFADKIIDLRPLDEQEFDALLKRWCAAHGRTRLDPTVPEALRAALGPLSGNPATILSTLDDLLAWGRLVLIDQHFCLSPLDEPISLPESHHLVRAVVADGDDTERLAVLLALQDEVSVDELPMLTAAAAISLDGAGRGLDSLVEDGILEIGERGRLRFAVPALTAALRRRSGAERARALHTALARQMLAKLERNGQVDRTRLATHLVHIGESLDGEAAAIRVLIEEADRMSSADPEVAAAWYKAALRQLSDDDDRWPPLLEELLRLRASLGQYDELTKDLGLLVPALIAGSNQDDQAKPLRRTLLVAVGLCWLTTLLQDEQSAQVQEPARLLKALTGGAVFDAELQEFAAAVRCGRFDEAADRFNALFSGDADREAEPQDLPELPEVLMLLHAASGDADTFQRAWSLWRDRAQHPVDHAPDRLREAGAMTDHATALEIVLGDGYRLPSRGSVLYYQEILRSFRTGEWDAALSAARRMEAELSPQRRTPARFLARAVAAEICASRGEHRRAEEWLQDTPRHLAGGHVLSWARLGVAYRAGDPDEALRVARAEYEQLRDGGGSPAGLEHLLHRLVALHHREGHEQAAAELFDELVALDERLRSETSSAAVLMARAQLRGSAEPAARALEIARRRADVPQLAVLHMLLAELAEDPKAPLHEAHAIARRLGWTELRYAAQDLMRRRGIAPPRTRSKQQLISSTESRIVRLVSDGYTNRQIAMAIQVSEKTVESRLTRLFARTGCRSRVELATASLEGRLAEKTAVG